A genomic window from Candidatus Methylacidiphilum fumarolicum includes:
- a CDS encoding mercuric transporter MerT family protein produces MKASKFGILSAILAASCCVGPLLLAVLGISAGSVFFGRFHWFFLAAGGMVLVYAWWRFINEKSYCECESYKDSQRASASHTQKRTLLFLLGATAIFLLFLGMSLFQSFGSQSLASATLQNVMLKPGEAEMRIPIKGMSCVTCEIVIKDHLKKVSGVQWVKVSAAANEAIVVYDVNKTKVEELLSAIKDAGYEPGDPKLINSIK; encoded by the coding sequence ATGAAAGCAAGTAAGTTTGGCATCCTTTCAGCAATCCTTGCCGCAAGTTGTTGTGTTGGGCCATTGTTATTAGCCGTTTTAGGTATCTCAGCCGGATCGGTCTTTTTTGGACGATTTCATTGGTTTTTTTTGGCGGCTGGAGGAATGGTCCTAGTCTATGCATGGTGGCGTTTTATAAATGAAAAATCGTATTGTGAATGTGAATCTTATAAGGATTCCCAGAGAGCTTCAGCAAGTCATACACAAAAAAGGACCTTGCTTTTTCTTTTAGGGGCCACGGCTATATTTTTGCTCTTTTTAGGGATGAGTTTGTTTCAGTCTTTTGGTAGTCAGAGCCTTGCTTCAGCAACCCTCCAAAATGTCATGTTAAAACCTGGAGAGGCTGAAATGAGAATCCCTATAAAAGGTATGAGTTGTGTGACATGTGAAATAGTTATCAAAGATCATCTTAAAAAAGTCTCTGGAGTACAATGGGTTAAAGTGAGTGCCGCGGCAAATGAGGCCATAGTTGTTTATGACGTAAACAAGACAAAGGTGGAGGAACTGCTATCAGCTATAAAAGACGCCGGTTATGAACCAGGGGATCCCAAGCTTATTAACTCAATCAAATAG
- a CDS encoding O-acetyl-ADP-ribose deacetylase, with amino-acid sequence MKIQDELHRIELIQDDITRLEVDAIVNAANSRLMKGGGVDGAIHRAAGPKLAEACAKLNGCPTGHAKVTPGFNLKAKWIIHAVGPVWKGGVANEKALLASCYHQALLRAKEVEAKTVAFPAISTGAYGFPSDLAAKIAWKTVLSFLSTNEIPKKVIFCLFDSKSYDVYASIQKELLKGNTDFLKNEENHEK; translated from the coding sequence ATGAAGATACAAGATGAGCTTCATCGGATAGAACTTATTCAGGATGACATAACTCGGTTAGAGGTGGATGCCATTGTTAATGCTGCCAATTCAAGGCTCATGAAAGGTGGGGGTGTCGATGGAGCTATTCATAGGGCTGCAGGGCCAAAATTAGCTGAAGCCTGTGCCAAACTAAATGGTTGTCCAACAGGGCATGCTAAAGTTACTCCTGGTTTTAATCTCAAAGCTAAATGGATCATTCATGCTGTCGGTCCTGTTTGGAAAGGCGGAGTAGCCAATGAAAAAGCGCTTTTAGCTTCTTGTTATCATCAAGCCTTGCTCCGTGCCAAAGAAGTAGAGGCCAAAACCGTAGCTTTTCCTGCAATTAGCACTGGGGCTTATGGGTTTCCATCTGATCTTGCAGCTAAAATAGCCTGGAAAACTGTCCTTTCCTTTCTTAGTACTAATGAGATCCCAAAAAAAGTTATATTTTGTCTCTTTGATTCCAAATCCTATGACGTTTACGCTTCTATACAGAAAGAACTGCTCAAAGGAAATACGGATTTTTTAAAAAATGAAGAAAATCACGAAAAATAA
- a CDS encoding TonB-dependent receptor has product MFLFLFFILFFFNYYCVASAQPSQGLFSVDNPKPQANPNEAITLPTVEVSAEAEVGPASSLTSAYGPEMSLFETPRQITQVSREALNTVAPGNLMGYDDLAPLVPSLTTMAPAGDYSVEPFIRGLPATTFRNGMMVGLESYGTSGVLPNFYAYENIDIVQGPVTAVYGAREMAAGYANQITKQPYFDKFRGAAQYSIGMYDQNRWNIDMGGPFVNGKAAYRFDYAGQYSGSYYEGAYMHSQDFYLALSAKPTENYWIDTNIEYDTLGFNLPLGINRPDQALIDSGLYQSGNMIGWLGPNGNFHPGIGTSVPGQGYVIQWGPQLPISLRNNLANLAGSGNSLNYVVAQVIQTLKVSDDLRIVNNTMFEYLSLLQNPLANSNWTYTPGDWLIEHRIEAQDELHLDLAGLSTKHLLDGGMFFWFQNNTDYVETSRIADNFWNMAKPLSRSNLLPPVTMSEALRAQDIYLTDIPVPGIPYITYNTNNFATARSQFFQFSPFIQDVISIGDKWSFIFGSRLQWYIVANSEPPGTPPPLMLQSYYSILEPQVNASLSYKPYPWMNAYFTYAYAQVAAMDVLGAFCPEFTSQYYHLTTTMYESGVKFNLFHDKLFLSTEGFYYSTFFPVTVLPGGFTPLTPADVIGAELAGTYQPNRNWSFNFGFDYLVGEEFWTQSAAQTGPTVIQNYSAAVAALYNLPVDPYVTLPTGIYPFIGFPHEHGTAMITYKSDHGFGASFWLWIQSGMFLSYDYATRIPIDYTLNASLFYGTNRWKIQLQCYNITDNHYWFPTGTGFQGDRVYNYDKVLIGLPFWVMGTVTVYF; this is encoded by the coding sequence ATGTTTCTTTTTCTATTCTTTATCTTGTTCTTCTTTAATTACTATTGTGTTGCTTCCGCTCAACCATCTCAAGGCCTCTTCAGTGTAGACAACCCAAAACCGCAGGCAAATCCAAATGAAGCAATAACCCTTCCGACCGTGGAAGTCAGTGCTGAGGCTGAAGTAGGTCCAGCTTCCTCTTTAACTTCAGCTTATGGGCCCGAAATGAGTCTATTTGAAACTCCTAGACAGATTACCCAAGTTTCTCGGGAGGCGTTAAATACCGTAGCTCCTGGAAATCTGATGGGCTATGATGATCTTGCTCCCTTAGTTCCTTCTCTAACCACAATGGCTCCTGCTGGTGATTATTCAGTAGAACCTTTTATTCGCGGACTCCCAGCCACCACCTTCAGAAATGGTATGATGGTAGGCCTGGAAAGTTATGGGACTAGTGGAGTCCTCCCTAATTTTTATGCCTATGAAAATATTGATATCGTCCAAGGGCCAGTGACGGCAGTTTATGGTGCTAGAGAGATGGCAGCGGGTTATGCCAATCAAATTACCAAACAACCTTATTTTGATAAGTTTAGAGGCGCTGCCCAGTATTCCATTGGAATGTATGACCAGAATAGGTGGAATATAGACATGGGTGGTCCTTTTGTCAATGGAAAGGCGGCCTACCGGTTTGACTACGCTGGACAATATTCTGGCAGTTATTATGAAGGGGCTTATATGCATAGTCAGGATTTTTACTTAGCTCTGTCTGCCAAGCCTACGGAAAACTACTGGATAGACACGAATATTGAATATGATACGCTTGGTTTTAATCTTCCTTTAGGGATTAATCGGCCTGACCAAGCGCTGATCGATTCAGGGTTGTATCAGAGTGGCAATATGATTGGGTGGTTAGGCCCCAATGGGAATTTCCATCCAGGAATTGGCACTTCGGTCCCCGGCCAAGGGTATGTTATTCAATGGGGACCTCAGCTGCCTATCAGTCTGAGGAATAACCTTGCTAATTTGGCAGGATCAGGGAATTCTCTGAATTATGTAGTGGCCCAAGTAATTCAGACTCTTAAAGTTTCTGACGATCTCCGAATAGTTAATAACACCATGTTTGAATATCTATCCTTGTTGCAAAATCCCCTGGCCAACTCTAATTGGACGTATACCCCTGGAGATTGGTTAATTGAACACCGGATAGAAGCTCAAGATGAGCTGCATCTCGATCTTGCTGGTTTATCCACGAAGCATCTGCTCGATGGTGGAATGTTTTTTTGGTTCCAGAACAATACGGACTATGTCGAAACAAGCCGAATAGCGGATAATTTCTGGAATATGGCAAAGCCTCTTAGCCGATCTAATCTTCTTCCTCCAGTAACAATGTCAGAAGCTCTAAGGGCACAGGATATTTATTTAACGGATATTCCTGTTCCAGGGATTCCTTACATTACTTATAATACCAACAATTTTGCGACTGCCCGCTCCCAGTTTTTCCAATTTTCTCCTTTTATACAAGATGTAATTTCTATAGGAGACAAATGGTCTTTCATTTTCGGCAGCAGATTGCAGTGGTATATAGTGGCTAACAGTGAGCCGCCTGGGACCCCTCCTCCCTTGATGCTTCAAAGCTATTACTCGATTTTGGAGCCACAGGTAAATGCCAGTCTTAGTTATAAACCCTACCCCTGGATGAATGCCTATTTTACCTATGCGTATGCGCAAGTAGCTGCCATGGACGTCTTAGGCGCTTTTTGTCCTGAATTTACAAGCCAGTATTATCACTTAACAACCACAATGTATGAATCAGGAGTTAAATTTAATTTATTCCATGATAAGCTTTTTCTTTCTACAGAAGGCTTTTATTATTCCACCTTTTTTCCTGTTACGGTTCTTCCTGGAGGATTTACTCCCCTCACTCCAGCTGATGTTATAGGGGCTGAACTTGCTGGAACCTATCAGCCGAATAGAAATTGGTCTTTTAATTTTGGCTTTGACTACCTGGTTGGCGAGGAATTTTGGACACAGAGTGCTGCCCAGACTGGGCCAACAGTTATCCAGAACTACTCAGCAGCAGTTGCCGCGCTTTATAACTTGCCGGTCGATCCCTATGTTACCTTACCAACAGGCATTTATCCTTTCATCGGATTTCCTCATGAACATGGAACGGCCATGATAACATACAAATCCGATCATGGCTTTGGAGCTTCTTTCTGGCTGTGGATCCAAAGTGGTATGTTTCTTTCCTATGATTATGCCACTCGCATCCCCATTGATTATACTTTAAATGCAAGCCTCTTTTATGGAACGAACCGATGGAAAATTCAGCTCCAATGCTATAATATTACTGATAATCATTATTGGTTTCCAACAGGAACTGGCTTCCAAGGAGATAGAGTCTATAACTATGATAAAGTACTCATTGGGCTCCCATTTTGGGTTATGGGGACAGTAACCGTGTATTTTTAA
- a CDS encoding metal-sensing transcriptional repressor, translating to MTTHTSHPDIIKRLKRAEGHLKSIILMMEEGHGCLDIAQQLQAVESAVSNAKKALVHDHIDHCLEHAVREGTQGADEIIREFKAITKYL from the coding sequence ATGACAACACACACCTCCCATCCAGACATTATCAAGAGGCTCAAACGAGCCGAAGGCCATCTTAAAAGCATCATCCTCATGATGGAGGAAGGACACGGCTGCCTTGACATTGCCCAGCAGCTTCAAGCGGTTGAAAGCGCCGTCAGTAACGCCAAGAAAGCCTTGGTGCATGACCATATCGATCATTGCCTTGAACACGCGGTGCGTGAAGGCACCCAGGGCGCAGATGAAATCATCCGCGAGTTCAAAGCCATCACCAAATACCTGTAA
- a CDS encoding class I SAM-dependent RNA methyltransferase, with product MKIGQQSVVTIEKIVYGGEGIGKLEEGIIIFVPFSAPKEKLRVVIREIKKNYVKGTIKEILETGKGRVLPPCPSYGSCGGCAYQHLDYETELEIKQAQIEEIFSCFKKNHSFFIQNIIHGPFPYGYRNRISLHVRNGMVGFYEKASNRIVPIRSCLIASEKINVLLKKWLDQKRQYVGAKTMHFSLREPEIPSYGFYQVNRYLLEKMRQLVDETIGREISQIIEGYSGAGFFTEYLKQRMEKIYAIEENPLSVQYAKALGLKNIFFIEGKVEDKLADCLSQIETAKAAYLFDPPKEGISKEVISLVNSHPLPKLIYVSCNPLTLKRDIQRLEKSYVLRTIRPVDLFPKTPEIECIALLTRKNGS from the coding sequence ATGAAAATTGGTCAGCAAAGTGTGGTCACTATAGAGAAGATTGTTTATGGGGGAGAAGGTATAGGGAAACTGGAAGAGGGGATAATCATCTTTGTTCCATTTTCTGCGCCTAAAGAAAAGCTTCGTGTCGTCATTCGAGAAATCAAAAAAAACTATGTCAAAGGAACCATAAAAGAGATTTTAGAAACGGGCAAGGGAAGAGTACTCCCTCCTTGTCCTTCCTATGGCTCTTGTGGAGGGTGTGCCTATCAACATTTAGATTATGAGACAGAATTAGAAATTAAGCAGGCGCAGATCGAAGAGATCTTTTCTTGTTTTAAAAAAAATCATTCTTTTTTCATACAAAACATTATCCATGGTCCTTTTCCCTATGGGTATCGGAATCGGATCAGTCTTCATGTAAGAAATGGGATGGTTGGATTTTATGAAAAAGCCTCCAATCGAATTGTACCCATAAGATCTTGTCTTATTGCATCGGAAAAAATTAACGTACTTTTGAAAAAATGGCTTGATCAAAAAAGGCAGTATGTCGGGGCAAAAACGATGCATTTTTCCCTAAGAGAGCCGGAAATCCCATCCTATGGGTTTTATCAGGTAAATCGCTATCTTCTAGAAAAGATGCGCCAGCTTGTCGATGAAACCATTGGTAGGGAAATATCCCAGATTATTGAAGGATATAGTGGAGCAGGGTTTTTTACGGAATATTTAAAGCAGAGAATGGAAAAAATTTATGCGATAGAAGAAAACCCCTTGAGTGTTCAGTATGCAAAAGCCTTAGGGCTTAAAAACATTTTTTTTATTGAAGGCAAAGTGGAGGACAAACTGGCTGATTGTCTATCCCAAATTGAAACAGCCAAAGCAGCTTACCTCTTTGATCCACCAAAAGAAGGAATCTCCAAAGAAGTTATCTCTTTGGTTAATTCCCATCCTCTTCCAAAACTTATTTATGTGTCCTGTAATCCTTTAACCTTAAAAAGGGATATACAAAGACTGGAAAAGAGTTACGTGCTTAGGACAATAAGACCGGTAGATCTTTTCCCAAAAACTCCAGAAATTGAATGTATAGCGCTTTTGACAAGAAAGAACGGAAGCTAA
- a CDS encoding HU family DNA-binding protein: MANEEKKQARFNKASLVETVQKNMGKDTTKALAERSVDAVINGLKSGILKNGIVQLIGFGTFRVITRKARMGVNPKTGEKIKIKASKTVRFSPGKELKEKL; the protein is encoded by the coding sequence ATGGCGAATGAAGAAAAAAAACAAGCGAGATTTAACAAAGCGAGTTTGGTTGAAACCGTCCAGAAAAACATGGGAAAGGATACAACCAAAGCATTGGCGGAACGATCGGTTGATGCTGTTATCAACGGGTTGAAATCGGGGATATTGAAAAATGGCATTGTACAATTAATTGGTTTTGGCACTTTCCGCGTAATAACAAGAAAGGCTAGGATGGGAGTAAACCCAAAAACCGGGGAAAAAATTAAAATTAAAGCATCGAAAACCGTTCGTTTTTCACCTGGAAAAGAACTTAAAGAAAAATTATAA
- a CDS encoding CCA tRNA nucleotidyltransferase, with protein MREEAIGIVHRLQKAGFTAFFAGGCVRDILLEKEPHDIDIATSATPEEVQQLFKDKATGLIGKAFGVVRVRSGHHFFEVATFRTDIGSEGGRWPAAVRFSTPKEDALRRDFTINGIFYDPIADQIIDYVKGTEDIEKKIIRAIGDPKKRFEEDHLRMLRAIRFAVQLSFRIEENTWNAIRQSAQAILNISAERIREELDKIFCSPDPARGLDLLDQSNLLAVILPEIYRCHGVEQPKDFHPEGDVFSHIRLVLSHLSNPSLELVLSALFHDVGKPLTFTRDKEGNIHFYGHEIVGAKIAENIMTRLRYSRDTIKKVVECVKNHMTFKDVPKMKKATVKKLILKPTFPIELELHRIDCLSSHGNLSIYNFLNQAKEAYSTEASLSPPKLITGYDLIAMGLQPGKKVGEILELVREAQLEEKISSRKEALLMAEELVRNESIK; from the coding sequence ATGAGAGAAGAGGCAATAGGGATAGTACACAGACTTCAGAAAGCAGGGTTTACAGCCTTTTTCGCTGGAGGTTGCGTCAGAGATATTCTACTAGAGAAAGAACCTCATGATATAGACATCGCCACTTCGGCTACTCCTGAGGAAGTACAGCAGCTATTTAAGGATAAGGCAACAGGATTAATTGGGAAAGCCTTTGGAGTGGTTCGAGTAAGATCTGGTCACCATTTTTTTGAAGTTGCTACGTTTCGAACCGACATAGGATCGGAAGGAGGCAGATGGCCAGCAGCGGTGAGATTCTCTACACCAAAAGAAGATGCTTTAAGAAGGGATTTTACGATCAACGGTATTTTTTATGACCCTATTGCTGATCAGATCATCGATTATGTCAAGGGAACAGAAGATATAGAAAAAAAAATTATCCGAGCGATCGGAGACCCTAAAAAACGGTTCGAGGAAGATCATCTCCGTATGCTCAGGGCCATCCGTTTTGCTGTCCAACTATCCTTCAGAATCGAAGAAAACACTTGGAATGCGATCCGGCAATCGGCTCAGGCAATCTTAAATATAAGTGCCGAAAGGATACGAGAAGAGCTAGATAAAATATTTTGTAGTCCAGATCCTGCAAGAGGACTGGATCTTCTCGATCAAAGTAACCTGTTGGCTGTGATTTTGCCTGAAATTTATCGTTGCCATGGGGTAGAACAGCCAAAAGATTTTCATCCTGAAGGGGATGTATTCAGTCATATTCGACTTGTTTTAAGCCACCTATCCAATCCCAGCCTTGAATTAGTGCTCTCAGCTCTTTTCCATGACGTCGGGAAGCCTTTGACTTTTACTCGAGATAAAGAAGGAAATATTCATTTTTATGGCCACGAAATAGTAGGAGCCAAAATTGCAGAAAATATAATGACCAGGTTAAGATACAGTCGAGACACAATTAAAAAAGTGGTCGAATGCGTTAAAAATCATATGACATTTAAAGATGTTCCAAAAATGAAAAAAGCTACAGTTAAAAAACTGATATTAAAACCGACTTTCCCGATAGAACTTGAACTCCATCGAATAGACTGTTTATCTTCACACGGGAACCTTTCAATCTATAATTTTCTCAATCAAGCTAAGGAAGCCTATTCGACCGAAGCCTCATTATCTCCCCCAAAATTGATCACTGGATATGATTTGATTGCCATGGGATTACAACCAGGTAAAAAAGTTGGTGAGATTCTAGAACTTGTTCGAGAAGCTCAATTAGAAGAAAAAATTTCATCACGTAAAGAAGCCCTATTAATGGCCGAAGAACTTGTTCGGAATGAATCGATTAAATAG
- a CDS encoding molybdopterin-dependent oxidoreductase encodes MNPDDKSLHSGLTSADDRVKLSHWLPPRHGIVPEIRIGNNWYSIFWLLPLGALVLIIGILLCLELRRIPVVQDFIARYPGSSSSAELSPSVGFPWWLRWQHYFNLFFLMFIIRSGIQILADHPRLYWNVHCTPGTEWFRFQKEVPKDRIWTAKDDSVTIPGWLGLPGIRHSIGLSRWWHFSFALFWLGNGIIFYLLLFLTPQWKRIVPLSWDVFPNALSVILQYLSLQFPSNEGWTRYNSAQQLAYFLTVFLAAPLAVVTGLLQAPALANRLTRLSRIINRQVARSIHFLVLCWFLIFTVIHVSLVFLTGASANINRMFAGINGESIEGWIVFLGAMLILILAWLGASPFTIKYARLVQKAGRKLLGKFFDYGESLSPQVVYTEKDISPFFWPNGKLPQGIEFERLIAEKFVSYRLSISGLVDHPCEFSMEELRAMPKQEQITNLYCIQGWSGIAKWGGVPMRYVLKVVHPRSDGRYAVFYSFGEGGEGGIYYDVHTLENMQHHLTILAYEMNGSPLSVLHGAPLRLICPNELGFKQVKWIRAIEFVSDFKHLGAGQGGYNEDHEFFGYRAPI; translated from the coding sequence ATGAACCCTGATGACAAGTCTCTCCATTCAGGTCTTACATCTGCCGATGATAGAGTCAAGCTCAGCCATTGGCTGCCACCTCGCCATGGCATCGTACCCGAAATTCGGATTGGTAACAACTGGTATAGCATCTTTTGGCTGCTTCCTCTTGGAGCATTGGTTCTAATCATAGGAATCCTCTTGTGTCTGGAATTGCGTCGGATTCCAGTGGTGCAGGACTTCATCGCACGCTATCCTGGAAGTTCTTCAAGTGCTGAGTTGTCCCCATCCGTTGGATTCCCTTGGTGGCTCCGTTGGCAGCATTATTTTAATCTTTTCTTCCTGATGTTTATTATTCGCTCTGGAATACAAATTCTTGCGGATCATCCACGCCTCTATTGGAATGTACACTGTACACCGGGAACCGAGTGGTTTCGTTTTCAGAAAGAGGTCCCTAAGGATCGCATTTGGACCGCGAAGGACGACTCGGTCACGATTCCAGGCTGGCTTGGACTCCCTGGAATCCGCCATTCCATTGGGCTTTCACGGTGGTGGCACTTTTCTTTTGCTTTGTTTTGGTTAGGCAACGGCATTATCTTTTACCTTCTGCTTTTCTTGACACCTCAGTGGAAGCGAATCGTACCCCTTTCTTGGGATGTCTTTCCTAATGCTCTCTCAGTGATTCTGCAATATCTTTCTCTCCAGTTTCCTTCCAACGAAGGATGGACACGCTACAACAGCGCGCAGCAGCTTGCCTATTTTTTGACAGTTTTCTTGGCAGCACCCCTCGCCGTGGTTACTGGCCTTCTCCAAGCTCCTGCGCTTGCTAACAGGCTAACAAGACTTAGCCGTATCATCAATCGGCAGGTTGCGCGTTCGATTCATTTTCTAGTGCTATGTTGGTTCCTTATCTTTACAGTGATCCATGTATCACTCGTTTTTCTTACTGGGGCGTCCGCGAATATCAACCGCATGTTTGCAGGAATCAACGGCGAATCTATAGAAGGTTGGATCGTCTTTCTTGGTGCCATGCTTATTTTGATCTTGGCATGGCTGGGTGCTTCGCCTTTTACGATCAAGTACGCCCGGTTAGTACAAAAAGCAGGACGCAAGCTTTTGGGTAAGTTTTTTGACTATGGAGAATCCCTGTCCCCCCAGGTGGTATATACCGAGAAGGATATCTCGCCATTCTTCTGGCCGAATGGGAAGCTGCCGCAGGGTATCGAGTTTGAAAGGCTCATCGCTGAGAAGTTTGTCTCTTATAGGCTTAGCATCAGCGGGCTTGTGGATCATCCCTGTGAATTTTCCATGGAAGAGTTACGGGCGATGCCAAAACAGGAGCAGATCACCAATCTGTATTGCATTCAAGGATGGAGTGGAATTGCTAAATGGGGCGGGGTACCAATGCGTTACGTCCTGAAAGTGGTGCATCCACGATCGGATGGTCGCTATGCGGTATTTTATTCATTTGGGGAAGGGGGAGAGGGGGGTATCTATTATGACGTCCACACTTTGGAAAACATGCAACACCATCTGACGATTCTTGCCTATGAGATGAATGGATCCCCTTTAAGTGTCTTGCATGGTGCTCCCTTGCGCTTGATCTGTCCAAATGAGCTAGGGTTTAAACAAGTTAAGTGGATACGAGCTATCGAATTCGTTTCCGATTTCAAGCATCTCGGAGCCGGACAGGGAGGATATAATGAAGATCATGAATTCTTTGGGTACCGCGCCCCAATTTGA
- a CDS encoding nickel/cobalt efflux transporter encodes MTEFPTLLQQGASNAWLFIPSAILLGGLHGLEPGHSKTMMAAFIVAIRGTLTQAILLGLAATISHTAVIWVIALGGMYFGQHWSAKTSEPYMQVASAVLIIGVAVWMMWRTWRQQRACFHNYRNDHNHQNDEVKYIDTGHGVVRLEVFEDGVPPRFRLFFDGKHGHVWTADQVRVETERSDGSRQTFTFLQRDGFVESEQEIPEPHEFVARLRLGHEHHSHDYDVEFVDRDHPHHTIKDYEGLDLSAPGYQDQHELVHANDIRHRFANQEVTTGQIIVFGLTGGLIPCPASITVLLLCLQLKKIALGATLVLSFSVGLALTMVISGALAALSVRYVSKRWCGFGKFARKAPYFSSALILLVGLYVGYQGLRALA; translated from the coding sequence ATGACTGAGTTTCCAACACTATTACAGCAGGGCGCATCCAATGCCTGGCTGTTCATCCCCAGCGCGATCTTGCTGGGCGGATTGCATGGCCTTGAACCCGGCCACTCCAAGACCATGATGGCCGCTTTTATCGTTGCCATTCGTGGAACGTTGACGCAAGCGATCTTGCTGGGGCTGGCGGCGACGATTTCCCATACCGCAGTGATATGGGTCATTGCGCTGGGTGGGATGTATTTCGGCCAACACTGGAGTGCCAAAACGAGTGAACCTTATATGCAGGTCGCATCCGCCGTATTGATAATCGGCGTTGCCGTCTGGATGATGTGGAGAACATGGCGGCAGCAGCGCGCTTGCTTTCACAATTACAGAAATGATCACAATCATCAGAATGACGAGGTAAAGTACATTGACACTGGCCATGGCGTCGTGCGGCTGGAAGTGTTTGAAGATGGCGTGCCGCCTCGCTTCCGGCTTTTCTTCGATGGCAAGCATGGTCATGTCTGGACAGCCGATCAGGTGCGAGTTGAAACGGAACGATCAGACGGTAGCCGTCAAACGTTCACTTTCCTGCAACGCGATGGCTTTGTGGAATCTGAGCAAGAGATTCCCGAGCCGCATGAGTTCGTCGCCCGCTTGCGCTTGGGTCATGAGCACCATAGTCATGACTATGATGTGGAGTTTGTCGATCGCGATCATCCCCATCACACCATCAAGGACTATGAAGGGTTGGACTTGTCAGCGCCAGGCTACCAAGACCAGCACGAACTAGTCCACGCCAATGACATCCGCCACCGCTTCGCCAATCAGGAAGTGACGACTGGGCAAATTATCGTGTTCGGCCTGACCGGCGGACTGATTCCGTGTCCGGCCTCGATCACTGTCTTGCTGCTGTGCCTGCAACTGAAGAAGATCGCTCTTGGCGCAACCCTCGTTTTATCGTTCAGCGTTGGCTTGGCGCTCACGATGGTGATCTCTGGCGCACTGGCTGCCTTGAGCGTGAGATACGTTTCTAAGCGATGGTGCGGCTTTGGCAAGTTCGCCCGGAAAGCACCGTATTTTTCCAGTGCATTGATCCTGCTGGTAGGTTTATATGTTGGCTACCAAGGATTACGCGCCTTGGCATGA
- a CDS encoding class I SAM-dependent methyltransferase, with the protein MMIQQIFLIICLFLWFCSFPTYGQQSDQTTIEQKAKHGYHHSFHDVHHYAQLFESKERDKWQKPDRIIESLHIKPGYTVADLGAGTGYFTRRFSKAVGNEGKVYALDSEPAMVDYLQKEVKNKNLTNVIVKLVKPNNPDLGKASIDIIFICEVLHHIDNRIEYLKKLSLSLKNGGKIALIDFYPNAPYGPPQSHRISEKEAIAEFQLAGYKLLKKHNFLPYQYFLEFIPKT; encoded by the coding sequence ATGATGATCCAACAGATTTTTTTAATAATTTGTTTGTTTCTTTGGTTTTGCTCGTTCCCAACATATGGCCAGCAGTCCGACCAAACCACCATTGAACAGAAAGCCAAGCATGGCTACCATCATAGTTTTCATGATGTTCATCACTATGCTCAGTTATTTGAGTCCAAAGAAAGGGATAAATGGCAAAAGCCTGATCGCATTATTGAGTCGCTCCACATCAAGCCAGGTTATACAGTTGCAGATTTGGGAGCTGGCACTGGCTATTTTACCAGAAGATTTTCTAAGGCTGTAGGCAATGAAGGGAAAGTCTATGCTTTAGATTCCGAGCCAGCCATGGTTGACTATTTACAAAAAGAGGTGAAGAACAAAAACCTTACCAATGTAATTGTTAAACTCGTCAAGCCTAATAATCCTGATCTAGGCAAAGCCTCAATTGATATTATTTTTATATGTGAGGTCCTTCATCACATTGATAATCGGATCGAGTATCTAAAAAAACTGTCTCTTTCCTTGAAGAATGGGGGGAAAATCGCTCTGATTGATTTTTATCCTAATGCACCTTATGGTCCACCGCAAAGCCATCGTATATCCGAAAAAGAGGCAATAGCAGAATTTCAACTTGCTGGTTATAAGCTCTTAAAAAAGCACAATTTTTTACCTTACCAATACTTCCTAGAATTTATTCCTAAAACATAA